The region GTCCCACACGTCGACGTTCTCGGCACGGTGGGCGCGGTCCGACGAGCGCGGGATGACGGCGACGTTGGGTTGCTGGATCAGCCAGCGCAGCGTGACCTGCGCCGGCGTCTTGCCGTGAACCTGGGCGATCTCCTCCAGCGTCGGGTCATCGAGGACGCGGCCCTTGGCCAGCGGCGAGTACGCCGTCAGCACCAGGTCGCGCTCGACGGCCTGCTCGACGAGCGGCCGCTGGTCGAGGTACGGGTGGTACTCGACCTGGTTGCAGACGATCGGAGCGTGCTCCAGCGCCTCGTCGACCAGGGTGGGGGTGAAGTTGCTGACCCCCAGGTGGCGTGCCTTTCCCTGGTCTCGCAGCTCGCGCATCGCCTCCAGCGTCGCCCCCAACGGGACCGACCGGGTGGGCCAGTGGATCAACAGCAGGTCGACGTCGTCGGTGCCCAGCGCCTGCAGGCTGGCGTCGTGGCTGCGGTGAACGTCGCGGGGCCCCAGGTTGCGCGGCGGGATCTTGGTGACCAGGAAGATCTCGTCGCGATCCACGTCGGCGTCGCGTAGTGCCCGGCCGACCTCCTGCTCGTTGTCGTACATCTGGGCCGTGTCGATGTGGCGGTAGCCGAGCTCCAACGCGT is a window of Actinomycetota bacterium DNA encoding:
- a CDS encoding aldo/keto reductase, which translates into the protein MQHVEVQGVAVPALGFGTWQLKGRACYEGVRHALELGYRHIDTAQMYDNEQEVGRALRDADVDRDEIFLVTKIPPRNLGPRDVHRSHDASLQALGTDDVDLLLIHWPTRSVPLGATLEAMRELRDQGKARHLGVSNFTPTLVDEALEHAPIVCNQVEYHPYLDQRPLVEQAVERDLVLTAYSPLAKGRVLDDPTLEEIAQVHGKTPAQVTLRWLIQQPNVAVIPRSSDRAHRAENVDVWDFGLSDDEMQRIDALQRGQRLIDPGFAPEWET